A single window of Vibrio gazogenes DNA harbors:
- a CDS encoding ABC transporter ATP-binding protein, protein MAEVKFNKLEKVYSNGFKAVHGVDLTIHDGEFMVIVGPSGCAKSTTLRMLAGLENVTGGEIVIGGQVVNNLAPKDRGIAMVFQNYALYPHMTVRENLGFGLKLQKLPKDEINQRVEEAANVLEIEELLDRLPRQLSGGQAQRVAVGRAIVKKPDVFLFDEPLSNLDAKLRASMRVRITDLHRHLKRENHPATAVYVTHDQTEAMTMGDRICVMKQGEIMQVDTPDELYNNPINMFVAGFIGAPEMNMCDVTLLEQGDDMAVQLDDQILHLPPHKAATIRSHGYQHTVLGIRPDSITLALTEPGSDQQTIIGDVIRMENMGHEVYVHFLVGEHPFIARIPIDDVRDKLNMELRKGVTFVVDMNKAHIFDKETEQNISIQQ, encoded by the coding sequence ATGGCGGAAGTGAAGTTTAACAAATTAGAGAAAGTCTACTCGAACGGTTTTAAAGCAGTCCATGGTGTTGATTTAACCATTCATGACGGTGAGTTTATGGTGATAGTCGGTCCTTCCGGCTGTGCCAAATCGACGACATTACGGATGCTTGCCGGTCTGGAAAATGTAACTGGTGGCGAAATCGTGATTGGTGGACAAGTCGTCAATAACTTGGCCCCGAAAGATCGGGGCATTGCGATGGTCTTCCAGAATTATGCGTTGTATCCGCATATGACGGTACGGGAAAATCTTGGTTTTGGTCTGAAACTACAAAAACTACCCAAGGATGAAATTAACCAGCGCGTTGAAGAAGCTGCAAATGTGCTTGAAATCGAAGAGCTACTTGACCGTTTGCCAAGGCAGTTATCCGGTGGTCAGGCACAACGTGTTGCTGTCGGGCGGGCGATTGTCAAAAAACCTGATGTTTTTCTGTTCGATGAACCGCTCTCTAACCTCGATGCCAAATTGCGCGCATCCATGCGGGTTCGGATCACTGACCTACATCGTCATCTGAAACGTGAAAATCATCCGGCAACAGCGGTTTATGTCACTCATGATCAAACTGAGGCAATGACGATGGGGGATCGCATCTGCGTCATGAAGCAGGGCGAGATCATGCAAGTTGATACACCGGATGAACTATACAACAACCCCATCAATATGTTTGTGGCCGGCTTTATTGGTGCACCGGAGATGAACATGTGTGATGTCACACTCTTAGAACAGGGCGATGACATGGCAGTCCAGCTTGATGATCAAATTTTACACCTCCCCCCGCATAAAGCGGCCACCATCCGTAGCCATGGTTATCAGCATACCGTGTTAGGTATTCGTCCGGATAGCATCACGCTTGCGCTGACGGAGCCGGGAAGCGATCAACAGACCATTATCGGGGATGTGATTCGTATGGAAAACATGGGGCATGAAGTGTATGTCCATTTTCTGGTCGGAGAGCATCCATTCATTGCCAGAATCCCGATCGATGATGTCCGGGATAAGCTCAATATGGAATTAAGGAAAGGCGTGACGTTTGTGGTGGACATGAACAAAGCACACATCTTCGACAAGGAGACGGAACAGAATATCTCTATACAACAATAA
- a CDS encoding carbohydrate ABC transporter permease, with product MASVVDVSAEQKKSNHSYVENDRTIRREKINAAIRYTILITVGFMMLYPLLWMFSAAMKPNHEIFSSMNLIPSEWSLDGFINGWKTGTEYTFGHYIFNTFAYVLPKVFVTVVSSTIVAYGFARFDIPWKKFWFATLIATILLPQSVLLIPQYLMFREMGLLDTYLPLYLPFAFATQGFFVFMLIQFLRGVPTDMEEAAMIDGCNSFQVLWHVVVPVIRPAIISVALFQFMWSVNDFLGPLIYISSVEKYPIALALKMSIDVTEGARWNEILAMASIAIIPSILVFFMSQKYFVEGVTSSGIKG from the coding sequence ATGGCTTCAGTCGTTGATGTCTCTGCCGAACAGAAAAAAAGTAATCATAGCTATGTGGAGAATGATCGCACCATTCGCCGTGAAAAAATCAATGCAGCAATTCGTTATACGATTCTGATCACTGTCGGTTTCATGATGCTCTATCCATTGCTGTGGATGTTTTCTGCTGCCATGAAACCCAATCATGAGATCTTTTCGTCGATGAATCTGATTCCAAGTGAATGGAGTCTCGATGGGTTTATCAATGGGTGGAAGACCGGAACGGAGTACACATTTGGCCATTATATTTTCAACACTTTTGCTTACGTGTTACCGAAAGTTTTCGTGACGGTTGTGTCGTCAACCATTGTCGCGTATGGGTTTGCCCGGTTTGACATTCCATGGAAAAAGTTTTGGTTTGCCACGCTCATCGCGACGATTTTGTTGCCGCAATCGGTTCTGTTGATCCCACAGTATTTGATGTTTCGTGAGATGGGATTACTCGACACCTATTTACCGCTTTATTTGCCTTTTGCATTTGCAACACAGGGATTTTTTGTCTTCATGCTGATCCAGTTTTTGCGCGGTGTTCCGACCGATATGGAAGAGGCTGCCATGATTGATGGATGTAATTCTTTTCAAGTGCTCTGGCATGTGGTTGTGCCGGTTATTCGTCCTGCAATTATTTCCGTGGCACTGTTCCAGTTTATGTGGTCGGTGAACGACTTCCTTGGCCCGCTTATCTACATTTCCAGCGTTGAAAAGTACCCCATCGCCCTGGCGCTGAAAATGTCCATTGATGTGACGGAAGGTGCAAGGTGGAACGAAATTCTGGCAATGGCTTCAATCGCTATCATTCCTTCAATTCTGGTGTTCTTTATGTCACAGAAATATTTTGTCGAAGGCGTCACCAGCAGCGGTATTAAAGGTTAA
- a CDS encoding ABC transporter substrate-binding protein, whose protein sequence is MNNKVLITLISAVIATTSVAVQAQTELRMSWWGGNNRHQATLKALEKFQEKYPDIKVKGEYTGWDGHLSRLTTQIAGNTEPDVMQTNWNWMPIFSRDGNGFYDMNAQAETLHLFNFPGALGLTTIDGKLNGLPVSMTSRVFFYNRNIWMKAGVGYPHSWDELMKVGLTFKEKLGEDYYPLVIEARDVFAMNRSYFIQKYGKDIINHDTNLINFNQEEMAQFFQLYVDQVKNHLFPSTKEFASYGKGNMYEMRPWIDGRFGGLYMWDTAIGKYAANLAPPMVLELGPYPMLDGATDSGLLARPSMMFSIGRNTKHPKEAALLVDFLLNDPAGVKAMGLARGMPISLTGFKTLQDDGQIDDQSLSYQGYRLAQQLPKQIIPTPYTDNAQLLELFEESMQQLDYGQTDVEGAAKNFLRRGNRVLKRIAD, encoded by the coding sequence ATGAACAACAAGGTACTGATTACACTGATTTCTGCTGTTATTGCAACCACATCCGTGGCTGTACAGGCCCAGACTGAACTGCGGATGTCATGGTGGGGAGGCAATAACCGCCATCAAGCGACGCTGAAAGCGCTGGAAAAATTTCAGGAAAAATACCCTGATATTAAAGTGAAAGGCGAATATACCGGCTGGGACGGGCATTTATCCCGTTTGACGACGCAAATTGCCGGTAATACTGAACCGGATGTTATGCAGACCAACTGGAACTGGATGCCGATTTTCTCCCGCGATGGTAATGGCTTTTATGACATGAATGCCCAAGCTGAAACGCTACATTTATTTAATTTTCCCGGAGCACTCGGACTGACAACCATTGACGGAAAATTGAATGGTCTGCCGGTCAGTATGACGTCTCGCGTGTTCTTTTATAATCGCAATATTTGGATGAAAGCGGGTGTCGGTTATCCTCACTCATGGGATGAACTGATGAAAGTCGGGCTGACTTTCAAAGAAAAGCTTGGTGAGGATTACTATCCGTTGGTCATTGAGGCCCGTGATGTTTTTGCTATGAACCGCTCTTATTTTATTCAGAAATATGGCAAAGACATCATCAATCATGACACCAACTTGATCAACTTTAACCAAGAAGAAATGGCCCAGTTCTTCCAGCTTTACGTCGATCAGGTTAAAAATCATTTGTTCCCATCAACCAAAGAGTTTGCTTCTTACGGCAAAGGGAATATGTATGAGATGCGTCCGTGGATCGATGGTCGCTTCGGTGGTTTGTACATGTGGGACACAGCGATTGGTAAATATGCAGCGAACTTAGCGCCACCGATGGTGCTGGAACTCGGGCCTTATCCAATGCTTGATGGTGCGACAGACTCCGGATTGTTGGCCAGACCTTCGATGATGTTCTCTATCGGGCGGAACACCAAGCACCCGAAAGAAGCCGCGTTGCTGGTCGACTTTTTACTCAATGATCCTGCGGGAGTAAAAGCAATGGGCTTGGCTCGTGGTATGCCGATCAGTCTGACAGGATTTAAAACCTTACAGGATGATGGTCAGATTGATGATCAAAGCTTGTCTTATCAAGGCTATCGTTTAGCTCAGCAATTACCGAAGCAGATCATTCCGACGCCCTATACCGATAATGCACAATTGCTAGAGTTATTTGAAGAGTCAATGCAGCAACTGGATTATGGTCAGACGGATGTAGAAGGCGCAGCTAAAAACTTCCTGCGTCGTGGTAACCGGGTGTTGAAACGGATTGCTGATTAA
- a CDS encoding EmmdR/YeeO family multidrug/toxin efflux MATE transporter → MRETSFSVATSPSGYRSWLRQRHWVLFKRDIWPFAWPIFIELTCVVMMGIISTVLVSRLGAQETAAVGITDSLTWVVISLLSAIALGGSVVIAQAFGRSERKKAQDCASQVMSLSVLVSLFALLLIYALVTPVLSVVAYGATEPVIHLSELYLQLIVFSYPALAITLAGSGVLRAVGNSRLPALSNIMMNLLNVAFSYPLIYGIDDIFPGSWHGLGLIGSGIGMIAARWVGAVLILICLLRNTTINIQLSQYFRPFQRETLVEILAIGIPSSIESLMFNLGKLITQMMVAGMGTVAMAGNVVTFSVLLLLNIPGNTLAMTSTVLIGKRLGQYKPNVAYQEMKLIFWLATGLLTLFAVLIVPMAETVARFYISDDDVVGVVTNLLLINALMTPIWGASFVLPAAFKGAKDATFCMWVAIASMWGARMMLGYILGITLEMNIYGVWLGMYLDWWVRGVIYFYRMVTQGWLTVYRKKILS, encoded by the coding sequence GTGAGAGAGACCTCTTTCTCGGTGGCAACTTCGCCTTCCGGTTACCGCTCTTGGTTGCGTCAACGGCACTGGGTATTATTTAAACGGGATATTTGGCCATTTGCCTGGCCGATTTTTATTGAACTGACTTGTGTTGTCATGATGGGTATCATCAGTACGGTTCTGGTTAGCCGACTCGGTGCACAAGAAACTGCTGCGGTTGGCATTACCGATAGTCTGACTTGGGTTGTCATCTCATTGTTGTCTGCAATTGCACTGGGTGGTTCGGTGGTGATAGCACAAGCTTTTGGTCGCTCGGAGCGGAAAAAGGCACAGGACTGTGCAAGTCAGGTGATGTCACTCAGTGTGTTGGTCAGTCTGTTCGCTTTGTTGCTTATCTATGCTTTGGTTACACCGGTTTTGTCTGTTGTTGCCTATGGCGCGACAGAACCGGTTATTCATTTGAGTGAGCTTTACCTTCAGCTTATTGTTTTCAGTTATCCAGCCTTAGCGATTACATTAGCCGGCAGTGGTGTGCTGCGAGCTGTCGGAAACTCTCGTCTGCCAGCATTGAGTAATATCATGATGAACCTGCTGAATGTCGCATTCAGTTATCCGTTGATCTATGGGATTGATGACATTTTCCCCGGGAGTTGGCACGGATTGGGGTTGATTGGCTCTGGCATCGGTATGATTGCTGCCCGATGGGTTGGCGCGGTACTTATCTTGATTTGTCTGCTTCGTAATACAACCATAAACATTCAGTTATCGCAGTATTTCCGTCCTTTTCAGCGAGAAACGCTGGTGGAGATTTTAGCGATCGGCATTCCCTCCAGTATCGAATCATTGATGTTTAATCTGGGGAAGCTCATCACTCAAATGATGGTGGCAGGGATGGGGACAGTTGCAATGGCGGGAAATGTTGTGACCTTCTCGGTATTACTGCTGCTAAACATTCCCGGTAACACACTGGCGATGACATCCACTGTCTTGATTGGTAAACGTTTAGGCCAATATAAACCGAATGTGGCATACCAGGAGATGAAGTTGATCTTCTGGCTTGCGACTGGATTGCTCACGTTGTTTGCAGTACTGATTGTGCCAATGGCAGAGACAGTGGCCCGCTTTTATATCTCGGACGATGATGTTGTTGGCGTGGTGACCAACTTATTGTTGATTAATGCCCTGATGACACCGATATGGGGGGCTTCTTTTGTTTTGCCGGCTGCGTTTAAAGGAGCGAAGGATGCGACTTTCTGCATGTGGGTGGCGATTGCCAGTATGTGGGGCGCACGAATGATGCTGGGGTATATTCTAGGGATTACTCTGGAGATGAATATCTATGGGGTCTGGCTTGGGATGTATCTGGACTGGTGGGTTCGTGGTGTCATCTATTTCTACCGTATGGTGACGCAAGGTTGGTTGACCGTCTATCGGAAAAAAATACTATCCTAG
- a CDS encoding carbohydrate ABC transporter permease has protein sequence MYESRKLGLAYLSPYIIGLLVFTAFPFVSSFLMSFTDYDLMTSPEYVGIENYRYMLTEDDLFWKSMSVTFLYVFLTIPVKLAFALFIAFILNFKLRGIRFFRTAYYIPSILGSSIAIAVLWRALFAIDGVLNGMLALVGIDAVNWLGEPSFALFSITLLRAWQFGSAMVIFLAALQNVPQSQYEAALIDGASKWQMFIKVTVPLITPVIFFNFIMQTTQAFQEFTAPYVITGGGPMKSTYLISLYIYETAFKFFDMGYGSALAWALFIVVAIFTSITFRSSKYWVFYSGDKGGK, from the coding sequence ATGTATGAAAGTCGTAAGCTGGGACTTGCTTACTTGTCGCCTTATATTATCGGGCTATTAGTTTTTACTGCATTTCCCTTTGTATCGTCATTTCTGATGAGTTTTACCGATTACGATCTGATGACGTCACCAGAATACGTCGGTATTGAAAACTATCGGTATATGCTGACGGAAGATGACCTGTTCTGGAAATCAATGAGTGTCACATTCTTATATGTGTTCCTGACTATTCCAGTGAAGTTGGCATTTGCCTTATTCATTGCATTTATCTTGAACTTTAAGTTACGAGGGATTCGCTTTTTCAGAACGGCATATTATATCCCATCAATTCTTGGGAGTAGTATTGCCATTGCGGTTTTATGGCGGGCATTGTTTGCCATCGACGGGGTATTAAACGGCATGTTAGCCCTGGTTGGTATCGATGCAGTGAACTGGCTTGGTGAACCATCTTTTGCGCTATTTTCGATTACGCTGTTGCGCGCTTGGCAGTTTGGGTCGGCTATGGTGATTTTTTTGGCAGCTTTGCAGAATGTCCCTCAATCTCAGTATGAAGCCGCATTAATTGATGGTGCCAGCAAATGGCAGATGTTTATCAAGGTCACGGTGCCTCTCATTACGCCAGTTATTTTCTTCAACTTTATTATGCAAACCACACAGGCTTTCCAAGAGTTTACCGCGCCTTATGTCATTACAGGTGGCGGGCCGATGAAGTCAACCTATCTGATCTCACTCTACATCTACGAAACCGCATTTAAGTTTTTTGATATGGGGTATGGGAGTGCACTGGCATGGGCGCTGTTTATTGTCGTCGCAATATTTACATCAATCACATTCCGTTCTTCGAAGTACTGGGTGTTCTATTCAGGTGACAAGGGAGGTAAATAA
- a CDS encoding pectate lyase — protein sequence MSASRHSRLAIVTRFYQQALTLAHAEFSPLLADGLNVRSGEPVCWTYPDDRRVAMSNFASQQNLMRGLTAMSIVTGDDTFLRQAQETTAYFLDHHVDHHSGLFHWGGHLFVDLNSGHPEGPESKAQVHELKHHFPYYDLLHQIRPEVTTHYLKGFWAAHVTDWQKLDLTRHGEYGRPFSENIFQQHVPEPVVDPRQWPDLPETVGLTFVNASTDLIYAAVHYYRYTGEQDALNWAKHLYHQFVLARHPETGMPVYQFSSPQQREPVPDNDRLTYSWFGDRAARQFGPEFGAIAREANVLFRDCWPLIMDNPLAMMACAEQVGDRQWLEWVCDGLKAYFRYAWDEHNNQMIPMWNSGQDMTGYTFVRDGYYGDKGTTLSRQPADPAYLFPLIKAAFLTEDPELYQLVSRMFARFNLGTLDPVTLVPTRLAQTTPCASAYLIFALLELNQHHPVPEVLHLADSVAENLLTRHYHAESGLFTAHAQQENARLDDPIPYALVAIEAAYQQCYAQLPPLFSTGGYLHGEQRIAGEVKVVYDRDVIYEQPYPEMAMSTGPVA from the coding sequence ATGTCTGCATCTCGACACTCGCGGTTGGCTATCGTGACTCGCTTTTATCAACAGGCGCTGACATTGGCGCATGCCGAGTTTTCTCCGTTGTTGGCCGATGGCCTTAATGTGAGATCCGGGGAGCCGGTTTGCTGGACTTATCCAGATGATCGGCGCGTGGCGATGAGTAATTTTGCCAGCCAGCAAAACCTGATGCGTGGGCTGACGGCAATGAGTATTGTGACTGGGGATGACACTTTTTTGCGACAGGCACAAGAGACAACGGCCTATTTTCTGGATCACCATGTTGATCATCATAGTGGTTTGTTTCACTGGGGCGGACATCTGTTTGTTGATCTCAATTCCGGCCATCCGGAAGGGCCGGAGAGCAAAGCTCAAGTGCATGAACTGAAGCACCATTTTCCTTATTATGATCTGCTGCATCAAATTCGCCCCGAGGTGACAACGCATTATCTGAAAGGATTTTGGGCTGCCCATGTGACCGACTGGCAAAAGCTGGATCTCACGCGACACGGTGAGTATGGCCGACCGTTTTCTGAGAATATTTTTCAACAGCATGTACCTGAACCCGTTGTGGATCCACGTCAATGGCCAGATCTACCGGAAACCGTCGGTTTGACCTTTGTGAATGCATCGACTGATTTGATCTATGCGGCTGTTCATTACTATCGCTATACCGGTGAGCAAGATGCTTTAAACTGGGCGAAGCATTTATATCATCAGTTTGTTTTGGCTCGTCATCCAGAGACGGGGATGCCGGTTTATCAGTTTTCTTCTCCGCAACAGCGAGAGCCCGTTCCGGACAATGATCGTTTAACATACTCTTGGTTTGGCGATCGGGCGGCTCGGCAGTTTGGCCCTGAGTTTGGCGCGATCGCCCGTGAAGCCAATGTACTGTTTCGGGATTGTTGGCCGTTAATTATGGATAATCCGCTGGCAATGATGGCTTGTGCGGAGCAAGTCGGTGATCGGCAGTGGCTTGAATGGGTCTGTGACGGATTAAAAGCGTATTTTCGCTATGCTTGGGATGAACACAATAATCAGATGATCCCGATGTGGAATAGCGGTCAGGATATGACAGGATATACATTTGTCCGGGATGGCTACTATGGTGATAAAGGGACAACACTGTCGCGTCAGCCTGCGGATCCGGCTTATTTGTTTCCATTGATAAAAGCGGCATTTTTGACGGAAGATCCTGAATTATACCAACTGGTGAGCCGCATGTTTGCGCGATTCAATTTAGGCACGCTTGATCCGGTTACGCTTGTTCCTACTCGTCTTGCTCAAACCACCCCATGTGCATCGGCTTATCTGATTTTTGCACTGTTAGAACTGAATCAACATCACCCCGTCCCCGAAGTCTTACATTTGGCAGATTCAGTCGCGGAAAATTTACTGACACGACACTATCATGCGGAGAGCGGCTTGTTTACTGCGCATGCGCAACAGGAAAATGCACGGCTCGATGATCCGATTCCCTATGCTTTAGTGGCGATAGAAGCGGCCTATCAACAGTGCTATGCGCAGCTCCCGCCATTGTTTTCCACCGGGGGTTATTTACATGGAGAACAACGCATTGCCGGAGAGGTCAAAGTCGTGTATGACCGAGATGTTATCTACGAACAACCTTATCCGGAGATGGCGATGTCAACGGGGCCGGTTGCGTGA